One genomic segment of Hydrocarboniclastica marina includes these proteins:
- a CDS encoding EAL domain-containing protein → MDNNNAAEQESESGKEQDAGTARSRVPIVGIGASAGGLEALQGFFEACPADSGLAFVVLMHLPPEARSSLPEILRQTNDMDVVPVVDDMTVEINRIHVLSPDFTLSLEDGRFRTHALEQEHPDQVVDQFFQSLANHSGDRGVGVVLSGNGTDGSEGAKLIREMDGLVMVQDPDQAGFPGMPCAVISRDLGDVVTRVEDMPGRLMDYIQHALRFDFPEGHKAEPGYSETLREYIRFVSNERPNDFTRYKEKTLVRRIYRRMGLCHKSSEEAYLALLEQSDEEADQLYRDLLISVTAFFRDPASITALDHLALANLVDRTDTQQAIRVWVPGCATGEEAYTIAMLLHERLAESGRKPLIQIFATDIDEQALDIARQGLYPETISNSVPATLLERYFIREGDYFRVRKEIREEIVFAFQNLISGAPFSQLDLVSCRNLLIYLKLDVQNQIMGLFHFALRANGFLFLGSSETIGRKDDLFAPIDRRHRLYQRKQARRQAPDLPFAAGKTPPAARGAYVSPSASRGTQHTRSVSLGERVQRHLVNHFAPPSVLVTREGEALYFVGETGPYLKLPSGEPSRNLFDMARGVVKSKLRTLFRQATETGSLARSDLIRVGNEEGAGNAVLTVAPLAFGDLVHYLVVFEDRSSQPQSQNSSETGAPTAASVQEPALVRQLEDELQLTRAELHSTIDELETSNQELKVSHEEAISMNEELQSTNEELETSKEELQSLNEEMSTVNSELQTKVDQLDHAYSDLDNLLKSISSATLFIDASLCIRLFTPNCRNLFNLVPTDVGRPLDEIKFKVHDPELLKDAAVSLETLETLENEVKSEKGQWQLRRISPYRTSNNKIDGVVITYTNIDRLKAAQDELNQLTCTLEERVEERTRQLQANIREREQAARERDVFFELSSLPFFVLNEEGYFQRVNPAWTRAFGWEEETLKHKPYLDFIHPEDVAQFTGKLEHLRQDGGSANINARFCVQDGSYSWLEWHMEANEGGSLLGVIRDVSEQMQSAQAVQRAQEELEKQVNKRTEQLQAEKELAHVTLMSIGEAVITTDLEGRVTSMNPVAERLTGWDASLAIGYPAAEVLELRHEESNEALGDPINLVLQKSKTVAVPEPAVLVRRDGASVHIDASVSPVYSNRGSLLGAVAVFFDVSYARELTKRVRHRAAHDDLTGLINRGEFESRLQTVVASARDDGKAHALLFMDLDRFKIVNDTCGHAAGDELLRQISRELQTHIRQRDTLARIGGDEFALILENCNSEQAYRVADEMLAFMRNFRFSWEDKTFRLGISVGIALIDHSAASVSQVLHNADSACYMAKEAGRDRIYVFDENVVEDHNQNTAMYWVSVVSQALEQDNIELMAQPIVALGTGEQRGSHFEILSRLRDENGQMIPPASFINAAERYNLMPRLDRYVVAKVFKWLADNPTVIEGLDMCSINVSASTLGDDRFPSFLETLLKQYRIPTEKVCFEITETTAIRNLAKTIELAEEFKRLGFLFSLDDFGSGFASYHYLKRLPVDFLKIDGEFVRNILDDPMDEAMVRSMNEIGHIMGKKTIAEYVESEKLLEKLKEIGVDYVQGYSVGYPGQLSATAVVADSTQA, encoded by the coding sequence ATGGATAACAACAATGCCGCTGAACAAGAAAGTGAAAGTGGCAAAGAGCAGGACGCAGGAACGGCCCGATCGCGCGTGCCCATTGTGGGAATCGGTGCATCGGCCGGAGGGCTCGAAGCGCTGCAGGGTTTCTTTGAGGCGTGTCCGGCAGACAGCGGGCTTGCCTTTGTGGTGCTGATGCACCTGCCTCCCGAAGCCCGCAGCTCGTTGCCGGAAATCCTCAGGCAGACCAATGATATGGATGTGGTGCCTGTAGTCGACGACATGACCGTCGAAATTAACCGTATCCATGTGCTTTCGCCCGATTTCACACTGAGCCTTGAGGACGGCCGGTTCCGGACACACGCGTTGGAACAGGAGCATCCCGACCAGGTCGTTGATCAGTTTTTTCAATCTCTGGCCAACCATTCCGGCGACCGTGGCGTTGGCGTTGTCCTCTCGGGAAACGGCACAGATGGCAGTGAGGGCGCCAAGCTGATCCGGGAAATGGATGGCCTGGTCATGGTCCAGGACCCGGATCAGGCCGGTTTCCCCGGCATGCCGTGCGCAGTAATCAGCCGCGACCTTGGCGATGTCGTCACCCGCGTCGAGGACATGCCCGGGCGTCTCATGGATTACATCCAGCACGCTTTGCGGTTCGATTTCCCCGAGGGCCACAAGGCCGAGCCCGGTTACTCTGAAACCCTGCGGGAATATATCAGATTTGTATCCAACGAACGGCCCAATGACTTTACCCGCTACAAAGAGAAAACGCTGGTCCGACGCATTTACCGGCGGATGGGGCTTTGCCATAAATCAAGCGAAGAAGCTTACCTGGCGCTGCTCGAGCAGTCCGACGAGGAAGCCGACCAGCTGTATCGGGATCTCCTGATTTCTGTGACGGCTTTTTTTCGGGACCCGGCGTCCATCACGGCCCTCGACCATCTCGCCCTGGCAAACCTTGTAGATCGCACGGACACCCAGCAGGCCATCAGGGTCTGGGTGCCGGGCTGCGCCACCGGGGAAGAAGCGTACACGATCGCCATGCTTTTGCATGAACGGTTGGCTGAGAGCGGCCGCAAGCCACTGATCCAGATTTTCGCGACGGACATAGACGAACAGGCGCTGGATATCGCGCGCCAGGGGCTCTATCCGGAAACCATCAGTAACTCGGTGCCAGCGACACTGCTTGAACGCTATTTTATTCGTGAGGGCGACTACTTCCGGGTCAGGAAAGAAATTCGCGAAGAGATTGTATTCGCATTCCAGAACCTGATTTCAGGGGCGCCGTTTTCCCAGCTGGACCTGGTAAGCTGCCGTAATCTATTGATATATCTGAAGCTGGACGTCCAGAATCAGATCATGGGCCTCTTCCATTTCGCCTTGCGAGCTAATGGGTTCCTCTTTCTGGGTTCTTCGGAAACCATAGGGCGCAAGGATGACCTGTTCGCTCCGATAGACCGCCGACACCGCTTGTATCAGCGCAAGCAAGCCCGCCGCCAGGCACCGGATTTACCCTTCGCGGCAGGAAAAACACCCCCTGCCGCCCGTGGGGCGTATGTGTCACCCTCTGCCTCGCGCGGGACACAGCACACCCGCAGCGTCAGCCTCGGGGAACGGGTCCAGCGGCACCTCGTCAATCACTTCGCGCCGCCCTCGGTACTCGTAACCCGTGAGGGTGAAGCACTTTATTTTGTAGGCGAGACAGGGCCGTACCTGAAACTGCCAAGCGGCGAGCCCAGCCGGAATCTGTTCGATATGGCGCGCGGCGTCGTCAAGAGCAAGCTGCGGACGCTGTTTCGTCAGGCTACCGAAACCGGATCGCTCGCACGTTCCGACCTGATCCGCGTCGGCAATGAGGAAGGAGCGGGCAATGCCGTGCTTACCGTCGCCCCGCTCGCGTTCGGGGACCTTGTTCACTATCTCGTCGTATTTGAGGACCGCTCTAGCCAGCCGCAATCGCAGAACTCGTCGGAAACCGGCGCCCCGACCGCAGCAAGCGTCCAGGAACCGGCACTGGTGCGCCAGCTGGAGGACGAACTGCAGCTAACGCGGGCCGAACTGCACAGCACCATTGATGAGTTGGAGACGTCCAACCAGGAGCTGAAGGTTTCCCATGAGGAAGCCATCTCCATGAACGAAGAGCTGCAGAGCACTAACGAGGAGCTGGAAACATCCAAAGAGGAACTCCAGTCCCTTAATGAAGAGATGTCCACTGTCAACAGTGAGCTCCAGACCAAGGTCGACCAGCTCGACCATGCCTACAGCGATCTCGACAACTTGCTCAAGAGCATCAGCTCGGCAACGCTCTTCATTGACGCATCCTTGTGTATCCGGCTGTTTACGCCGAACTGCAGGAACCTTTTCAACCTGGTGCCGACCGATGTCGGACGGCCGCTGGATGAGATTAAATTCAAGGTCCACGACCCGGAGCTGCTCAAGGACGCGGCCGTTTCACTTGAGACCCTGGAAACACTCGAAAACGAGGTCAAATCGGAGAAAGGGCAGTGGCAGTTGCGCCGGATATCGCCGTACCGGACCAGTAACAACAAGATTGATGGGGTCGTCATCACCTACACCAATATCGATCGCCTGAAAGCTGCGCAGGATGAGCTTAACCAGCTGACGTGTACGCTTGAAGAGCGGGTAGAAGAGCGTACCCGGCAATTGCAGGCCAACATTCGCGAGCGCGAGCAGGCTGCCCGCGAGCGGGATGTTTTCTTTGAACTCTCATCGCTGCCATTCTTTGTGCTGAATGAAGAGGGCTATTTCCAGCGGGTCAATCCAGCCTGGACCCGGGCGTTTGGCTGGGAAGAAGAAACGCTTAAACACAAGCCTTACCTCGACTTTATCCACCCCGAGGATGTCGCCCAGTTTACCGGCAAGCTGGAGCATCTAAGGCAGGACGGCGGCAGCGCCAACATCAATGCCCGGTTTTGCGTTCAGGATGGCAGCTACAGCTGGCTCGAATGGCACATGGAGGCCAATGAGGGTGGTTCGCTGCTGGGCGTCATCCGCGACGTGTCGGAACAGATGCAGTCAGCACAGGCTGTCCAGCGGGCACAGGAAGAGCTGGAGAAGCAGGTCAACAAACGTACTGAACAGCTCCAGGCCGAGAAGGAGCTGGCCCATGTTACCTTGATGTCCATCGGTGAGGCCGTGATAACAACCGACCTCGAGGGCCGGGTCACAAGCATGAATCCGGTGGCTGAGAGGCTGACAGGGTGGGATGCCAGCCTGGCTATTGGCTATCCGGCTGCAGAGGTGCTTGAGTTAAGGCACGAAGAAAGCAATGAGGCGCTTGGTGATCCGATTAATCTGGTGCTGCAGAAAAGTAAAACCGTCGCCGTTCCGGAACCCGCGGTATTGGTTCGCCGGGATGGCGCCAGTGTGCATATCGATGCTTCCGTTTCACCCGTCTATAGCAATCGGGGCAGTCTGCTGGGGGCGGTGGCGGTCTTCTTCGATGTCAGTTATGCCCGGGAACTGACCAAGCGCGTTCGCCACCGTGCGGCTCATGATGACCTCACCGGACTGATCAACCGCGGCGAGTTTGAATCACGGCTGCAAACCGTCGTTGCCAGCGCCCGGGATGATGGCAAGGCCCACGCCTTGCTGTTCATGGATCTGGATCGCTTCAAGATCGTAAACGACACATGCGGTCATGCTGCAGGGGATGAGCTGCTTCGGCAGATTTCCAGAGAACTGCAAACCCACATACGCCAACGCGACACGCTGGCGCGGATTGGCGGCGATGAGTTTGCGCTAATTCTCGAAAACTGTAACTCGGAGCAGGCCTATCGCGTCGCCGACGAGATGCTCGCGTTCATGCGGAACTTCCGTTTTTCCTGGGAAGATAAAACATTCCGGCTCGGAATAAGTGTGGGTATCGCGCTGATTGACCATAGCGCTGCATCTGTCAGTCAGGTTCTTCACAATGCGGACAGTGCCTGCTACATGGCCAAGGAAGCCGGGCGGGACCGGATCTATGTCTTTGATGAGAATGTCGTCGAAGACCACAACCAGAACACGGCTATGTACTGGGTCAGCGTCGTCAGCCAGGCATTGGAGCAGGACAATATAGAGCTGATGGCCCAGCCCATCGTCGCCTTGGGCACCGGCGAGCAACGGGGCAGCCACTTTGAGATCCTTTCACGCCTGCGCGACGAGAACGGGCAGATGATTCCCCCGGCCAGTTTCATCAACGCGGCCGAACGCTACAACCTGATGCCCCGGCTCGACCGTTATGTGGTAGCGAAAGTATTCAAGTGGCTGGCAGACAATCCAACTGTGATTGAGGGGCTGGACATGTGCTCGATCAACGTATCCGCCAGCACTCTCGGCGACGACCGCTTTCCAAGCTTCCTTGAGACGCTGCTGAAGCAATACCGCATCCCGACCGAAAAAGTCTGCTTTGAGATAACCGAAACTACCGCCATCCGAAATCTGGCGAAGACCATCGAGCTTGCGGAGGAGTTCAAACGGCTGGGGTTCCTGTTTTCCCTTGACGATTTCGGCAGCGGATTCGCGTCGTACCATTACCTCAAGCGATTGCCGGTGGATTTCCTCAAGATCGACGGCGAGTTCGTGCGCAACATTCTTGACGATCCCATGGACGAGGCGATGGTCCGCTCGATGAATGAAATCGGCCATATCATGGGCAAGAAAACCATTGCCGAGTATGTTGAGTCAGAGAAACTGCTCGAAAAACTCAAGGAAATCGGTGTCGACTATGTGCAGGGCTACTCCGTCGGCTACCCCGGCCAACTGTCAGCCACCGCCGTCGTTGCCGATAGCACGCAAGCCTGA
- a CDS encoding YfiR family protein: MFNHLRAGKGILVVLLTLCLFWTSSVTAKEPSQRAREFQVKALFLYNFANFVEWPDKAFANEDSPLRMCLFGAVPFGEFLDVVDGVAIRNRILHVLRTSDEKDISQGCHILFVGIDRIEQLQDFFRDVNHLFVLSVGNTDGFADQGGGVVNIFRTQDQQKFEINLQRAIERGLFINSDLLSLARIINAED; encoded by the coding sequence ATGTTCAATCACCTTCGAGCCGGAAAGGGCATTCTGGTAGTACTGTTAACACTGTGTCTCTTCTGGACCTCAAGCGTGACGGCAAAAGAGCCGAGCCAGAGGGCCAGGGAATTTCAGGTCAAAGCGCTTTTCCTCTACAACTTTGCCAATTTTGTCGAGTGGCCCGATAAAGCGTTCGCCAATGAGGACAGCCCACTAAGGATGTGCCTGTTCGGCGCCGTGCCATTCGGCGAGTTCCTGGATGTGGTCGACGGCGTGGCTATCCGCAACCGTATCCTCCACGTGCTGCGGACTTCCGACGAAAAGGACATCAGCCAGGGTTGCCATATCCTCTTTGTAGGTATCGACCGTATAGAGCAACTTCAGGATTTCTTCCGGGACGTCAACCACCTGTTCGTGCTCAGCGTGGGCAATACCGACGGGTTCGCCGACCAGGGCGGCGGCGTGGTCAATATTTTCCGCACCCAGGATCAGCAGAAGTTCGAGATCAACCTGCAGCGGGCCATCGAACGTGGACTGTTCATCAACTCGGACTTGCTGAGCCTGGCGAGGATTATTAACGCGGAAGATTGA
- a CDS encoding ShlB/FhaC/HecB family hemolysin secretion/activation protein: MPQPYIPACSSRTDHNKNRSRGFGTANAFVGFFRLFTLSLALTLGAGAANAVEVRFEFGPRAAPVANGEPGLDAIENGRVTVRSVSLKGRPVEFPDLGISRARLEQILVRHIRKNEGHMSVSDMHRMADELTLFYREQGLSFAEVYVTPQEIIQGHLVMDVVIGLLSELRLVGNAHYGTDQILDAFNGLLLAPVFAPDIEAALERLNRLPGLEVFGVFSMGTHPGETRLNLKVREDNPRETLLRLDNHGIKNTGKYRAILQHKEHNLFRTGGSFTATAMTTEEGGNLFGGLSYRQPVGLAHTFAASVSHNQFAINGEFEALGLQGTLQDATMGWEYLPEHSPAYNATLGLNVSGRKADIISDEFRELLESDYQYVAITPFIRLEQSKARWRLRHVLNISPSFGSILDSTNTELEDQYLILKTNYTLRHQWLKDAPEYQISFAFDAQYSADPLPASERQSLTGPSQVRGFDAGLYSADSHYRVSLMQTLYRYDWGSAWQLVPYTYTDYAYGQKELETTDEASFLSAGLGLEFAYGKRIQAGLNWGYAIDSSIKPETGADEAESALYGYLSTRF, encoded by the coding sequence ATGCCCCAGCCATACATCCCCGCCTGCTCTTCGCGGACGGATCATAACAAAAACAGATCTCGGGGGTTCGGAACGGCCAACGCTTTCGTCGGCTTCTTTCGCCTGTTCACGCTATCCCTGGCTCTGACTTTGGGCGCCGGTGCGGCAAACGCCGTTGAAGTGCGCTTTGAGTTCGGCCCCAGGGCGGCACCCGTTGCCAACGGCGAGCCAGGCCTTGATGCCATAGAAAACGGCCGGGTGACGGTCCGCAGCGTCAGCCTCAAGGGCCGTCCCGTAGAGTTTCCCGACCTCGGTATCTCCCGAGCCCGACTTGAACAAATACTCGTCCGGCACATCAGAAAGAACGAAGGCCACATGAGTGTCTCGGACATGCACCGGATGGCCGATGAGCTCACGCTTTTTTACCGCGAGCAGGGGCTCTCCTTCGCGGAGGTCTATGTGACGCCGCAGGAGATCATCCAGGGCCATCTGGTCATGGATGTCGTTATCGGTCTGCTTTCGGAGCTCCGACTGGTGGGCAACGCCCATTACGGCACTGATCAGATTCTCGATGCTTTCAATGGTTTGTTGCTGGCGCCCGTTTTCGCCCCTGACATAGAAGCCGCCCTCGAACGCCTCAACCGTCTGCCAGGCCTGGAAGTATTCGGCGTCTTCTCCATGGGCACGCACCCCGGTGAAACACGGCTCAACCTAAAAGTAAGAGAAGATAACCCGCGGGAAACACTGCTTCGCCTCGACAACCATGGCATCAAAAACACCGGTAAATACCGCGCCATCCTCCAGCACAAGGAACACAACCTGTTCCGGACCGGTGGTAGCTTTACGGCTACAGCCATGACAACTGAAGAAGGGGGCAACCTCTTTGGCGGCCTCAGCTATCGCCAGCCCGTTGGTCTCGCCCATACGTTCGCCGCTTCCGTGAGCCACAACCAGTTCGCGATCAACGGCGAGTTTGAAGCACTCGGCCTCCAGGGCACGCTTCAGGACGCAACCATGGGCTGGGAGTATTTGCCGGAACACAGCCCAGCCTACAACGCGACGCTAGGTCTAAACGTTTCGGGCCGGAAGGCCGACATCATCAGCGACGAGTTTCGCGAACTGTTGGAGTCGGATTACCAATACGTCGCTATCACGCCCTTTATAAGGCTGGAACAATCAAAAGCCCGCTGGCGGCTACGCCATGTTCTCAACATCTCCCCCAGTTTCGGCAGCATTCTGGACTCCACCAATACAGAGCTTGAAGACCAGTACCTGATTCTCAAAACAAACTACACTTTGCGACACCAGTGGTTGAAGGATGCGCCCGAGTACCAGATTTCGTTTGCATTCGACGCCCAGTACAGTGCCGACCCCCTGCCCGCTTCCGAGCGCCAGTCTCTCACCGGCCCATCCCAGGTGCGGGGTTTCGATGCGGGCCTCTACAGTGCGGACAGCCACTACCGGGTGTCCCTGATGCAGACCCTCTACCGCTACGACTGGGGTAGTGCCTGGCAGCTGGTGCCCTACACCTACACCGACTATGCCTATGGCCAGAAGGAGCTTGAAACCACCGACGAAGCCAGCTTTCTGAGCGCTGGCCTGGGGCTGGAGTTCGCCTACGGCAAGCGCATACAGGCCGGCTTGAACTGGGGCTACGCAATTGACAGCAGCATTAAGCCGGAAACCGGAGCGGATGAGGCTGAATCCGCCCTCTACGGTTACCTGAGTACCCGTTTCTAG
- a CDS encoding sensor domain-containing diguanylate cyclase codes for MFRFRKLSIKYKLMLVVILTTSLALVISVASMVVYDREKQREILSEEMTVLTQVIASRSAAALSFNDVTRATENLAALLFRRSIVSACMYSAPGHLFAKALAAGAPSQCEARPRPEGRYFDGGYLMVSQPVVLNRQRIGTVVVRTDLSDLDRRLANQVIANALILILALFAALLLTSRLQRMIYEPIVRLGEVAHRVTFDGNYSTRASTTNEDEIGETVHAFNAMLTRIEQDKKQLTAIAYYDTLTMLPNRRSFTERLEKLLEDANSGQSRGRVGIIFVDLDRFKQVNDTLGHDVGDLFLQSCARRLESAMPTTGTAFRLAGDEFTVLQTDIVREEDLAATARRILENFEPPFSWPGGELNMSASIGGAISESSDDVSSLLKKADLAVYRAKDEGRNNYQFFART; via the coding sequence ATGTTTCGATTTCGCAAACTGAGCATCAAGTACAAACTCATGCTGGTCGTGATACTGACCACCAGCCTGGCGCTGGTGATATCTGTAGCGAGTATGGTCGTCTATGACCGGGAAAAGCAGCGCGAAATTCTTTCGGAGGAAATGACCGTCCTGACGCAGGTTATTGCCTCCCGTAGCGCCGCGGCACTCAGCTTTAACGATGTCACCCGCGCGACCGAAAACCTGGCGGCGCTGTTATTTCGCCGATCGATCGTCTCTGCCTGTATGTATAGTGCCCCTGGCCATCTTTTTGCCAAGGCGCTCGCCGCTGGCGCGCCATCCCAGTGTGAAGCGCGGCCCCGGCCGGAAGGGCGGTATTTCGACGGGGGCTACCTGATGGTTTCCCAGCCTGTTGTACTCAACCGCCAGAGGATCGGCACGGTGGTCGTTCGTACCGACCTCTCTGACCTGGACCGTAGACTGGCCAACCAGGTGATTGCTAACGCGCTCATACTCATACTGGCGTTGTTTGCCGCACTGCTGCTGACCTCCCGCCTGCAAAGGATGATCTATGAGCCGATCGTCAGGCTGGGTGAGGTCGCTCACAGGGTCACGTTTGACGGCAACTACTCCACCCGCGCCAGCACCACCAATGAGGATGAGATCGGCGAAACGGTACATGCCTTTAATGCCATGCTGACGCGTATCGAGCAGGACAAGAAACAGCTCACTGCAATCGCCTATTACGATACGCTGACTATGCTGCCGAACCGGCGGAGCTTTACCGAACGGCTGGAGAAACTGCTGGAGGACGCTAACAGTGGCCAATCCAGGGGTAGGGTCGGCATTATTTTCGTGGACCTGGACCGTTTCAAGCAGGTCAACGATACGCTGGGCCACGATGTTGGCGATCTTTTCCTGCAGTCGTGCGCACGCCGCCTGGAGTCAGCCATGCCAACAACCGGTACGGCCTTCCGCCTGGCAGGGGATGAGTTTACGGTGCTCCAGACCGACATCGTGAGAGAGGAAGACCTCGCCGCGACCGCTCGTCGGATACTGGAGAACTTTGAGCCGCCGTTCAGCTGGCCCGGGGGTGAGCTGAATATGTCCGCCAGCATCGGCGGTGCAATATCCGAGTCTTCGGATGACGTCAGCAGTCTGCTGAAGAAAGCCGACCTGGCGGTATATCGGGCCAAAGATGAAGGGCGGAATAACTACCAGTTTTTTGCAAGAACCTGA
- a CDS encoding filamentous hemagglutinin N-terminal domain-containing protein has product MTQIKAPKGLRRVAGFAVLTSFTALAHAGPQNGTIAFGQGSIAQAGVDTNISQTSDRMAIDWASFNIGAGESVNFTQPDAGAIALNRDFSGNVSQIFGSLNANGQVFLLNSAGVLIGSTGAISAGGLLISDRDLNLDDFAEGSFLLDSTGETSQGIRNEGTVSVGAGGAHFITRQVFNSGALSTSDGGDISFTFTDGATVSVEGADSRVSVEAGSPMDELSGNDLLTNTAAGSIVTVGGNIRLTANYYSELSPVPVNNEGLVNAIAVSGEGGRIFLVDNPVIRVAEPTPAPVEPSVPGMSDEEFRDQIVSEQDSSPGGEGSSSSEFAGTGLDTPVTLDDLVAACDPLQDGAARNCEREEAVKRYLGRLLVNGRLPQ; this is encoded by the coding sequence ATGACGCAGATAAAAGCTCCAAAAGGACTGCGGCGTGTGGCTGGCTTTGCGGTTCTTACGTCATTTACGGCGCTGGCACATGCAGGCCCCCAGAACGGCACCATTGCGTTTGGACAGGGCAGCATCGCCCAGGCTGGCGTGGACACAAACATAAGCCAGACCAGTGACCGCATGGCGATCGATTGGGCGTCGTTTAACATCGGCGCCGGTGAGTCGGTCAACTTCACTCAGCCCGATGCTGGCGCCATCGCCCTCAACCGGGACTTCTCCGGCAACGTGAGTCAGATATTCGGTAGCCTGAACGCCAACGGTCAGGTCTTCCTGCTGAACAGCGCGGGCGTGCTGATCGGCAGCACAGGCGCCATCAGCGCCGGCGGCCTGCTTATTTCTGACCGGGACTTGAACCTGGACGATTTCGCAGAGGGAAGCTTCCTGTTGGATTCCACGGGTGAGACCAGCCAGGGCATTCGGAACGAGGGTACGGTTTCTGTCGGCGCAGGTGGTGCACACTTCATAACCCGCCAGGTATTCAACAGTGGCGCACTCAGCACGTCTGATGGCGGCGACATAAGCTTTACCTTCACCGACGGCGCTACCGTATCAGTAGAAGGTGCGGACAGTCGGGTTTCCGTTGAAGCCGGCAGCCCGATGGATGAGTTGTCTGGGAACGACCTGTTGACCAATACGGCAGCCGGGTCAATTGTTACGGTGGGAGGCAACATACGCCTGACCGCCAATTACTACAGCGAGCTGAGCCCTGTCCCGGTCAATAATGAAGGTCTGGTAAATGCGATTGCAGTCAGTGGCGAGGGTGGAAGAATTTTTCTGGTGGATAACCCGGTAATACGGGTGGCAGAACCGACGCCCGCCCCTGTCGAACCCTCTGTGCCAGGCATGTCCGACGAGGAATTCCGGGATCAGATCGTCAGCGAGCAGGACAGCAGCCCGGGGGGCGAAGGGTCTTCTTCCAGCGAGTTCGCCGGCACGGGTTTGGACACTCCCGTTACTCTGGACGATCTGGTCGCCGCCTGTGATCCGTTACAGGACGGGGCAGCGAGAAATTGTGAACGGGAAGAGGCTGTGAAGCGCTACCTGGGGCGCTTGCTGGTTAATGGGCGGCTACCGCAGTAA